Proteins encoded within one genomic window of Bacteroidota bacterium:
- a CDS encoding GAF domain-containing protein, with the protein MEYKDDHFPFRTVLSLEPLIEFWQEIEANTDGIKSNLARQILDEVEKTPAFRGGIDDMSVLEKHADLLDMLMSILLPVGTCETSYSAAILPWQPESFYSTPVFDRENMMGHLLKFFSAQADLMSKGKTVNAYLGLVAELFGYDLPVKLPMFFPVENEETGLTRFFKIDFDTRFSKVKQLGPLPSFTKDDLSELMNNIMDLELWKKKLPPELIEFHGFALLTAVEVTEGQIVSMLKNDLLQKDALNTPAKIQQIQGRIRSLMRMPKLEVGLVSIGSGEFNKITSIKPLGRSLLMKGGAAPSCPMWNKSLYAEVCDGRREPAILQNLQAYENRTGFEQHLIEQGYNNLALAPLYYEDDLVGILEIASPNPNDLNGFTINKFEEITALFALAIHRGMEELEDRVQAIIKEQYTSIHPAVEWRFRDAARDFIYQEQAEAVNAQADSIVFKDVYPLYGLSDIRGSSEVRNQSIQADLVKQLELAHAVLIEAQKYRPLHVIDEMSYQLAVYAADIEHELRSGDEINILSFLRDEVEMLFDELQQFGPSVHAAIATYRESLDPGLGVLYEKRKEYEKSVRLINDTIGKYIDKKEVDAQKMYPHFFEMYKTDGVDYNLYVGASLVQNRSYDPIYLRNLRLWQLMLMCGVQWEMDNLIPTLKVPLHVAHLILVQDMPLSIRFRVDEKKFDVDGAYNIRYEIVKKRIDKARIEGTRERLTQPGKIAIVYSQDAEAQEYRRYIKYMQASGYFTDELEDVALENLQGVHGLRALRVTIRQQAANTKTFSGPISDLHALPVGDGATTESVSVAVDSPESLQ; encoded by the coding sequence ATGGAATATAAAGACGACCATTTCCCATTTCGAACAGTGCTCAGTCTTGAGCCACTAATCGAGTTTTGGCAAGAAATTGAGGCTAATACAGACGGGATCAAGTCCAATCTTGCGCGTCAAATACTCGATGAGGTAGAAAAAACACCTGCATTTAGAGGTGGAATAGACGACATGTCTGTGCTGGAAAAACACGCAGACCTGCTCGACATGCTTATGTCTATCCTGTTGCCTGTAGGCACGTGCGAAACCTCGTACTCAGCTGCTATTTTGCCATGGCAACCGGAGAGTTTTTACTCTACGCCGGTCTTCGACCGAGAAAATATGATGGGGCACCTGCTCAAGTTTTTCTCTGCACAGGCTGACTTGATGTCTAAAGGTAAAACAGTTAATGCCTACCTTGGGTTGGTTGCTGAACTGTTTGGGTATGACCTCCCGGTAAAACTCCCCATGTTTTTCCCGGTAGAGAACGAGGAGACCGGTTTAACGCGCTTTTTCAAAATTGATTTTGATACGCGGTTTAGTAAAGTCAAACAGTTGGGACCGCTTCCGTCTTTTACCAAGGACGACCTGAGTGAATTGATGAACAACATCATGGATCTCGAATTGTGGAAAAAGAAGCTGCCTCCTGAACTGATTGAGTTTCATGGTTTTGCGTTACTGACTGCGGTAGAAGTGACGGAAGGACAGATCGTTTCCATGTTGAAAAACGATTTGCTCCAGAAAGATGCGCTCAATACGCCGGCTAAAATCCAGCAAATTCAGGGCAGAATTCGATCGCTTATGCGGATGCCGAAGCTCGAAGTGGGCCTGGTATCTATTGGTAGCGGTGAGTTTAACAAAATTACCAGCATCAAGCCGCTTGGCCGGAGCTTGTTGATGAAGGGCGGAGCTGCGCCCAGTTGCCCAATGTGGAATAAGTCGCTATATGCAGAGGTATGTGATGGCCGGCGTGAACCTGCCATTTTGCAGAACCTGCAGGCCTATGAAAACCGGACGGGATTTGAGCAGCATTTGATCGAACAGGGATACAATAACCTGGCCCTGGCACCGCTTTACTATGAAGATGATCTTGTAGGGATCCTTGAAATCGCTTCGCCCAATCCCAACGATCTCAATGGTTTTACGATAAACAAGTTTGAAGAGATCACGGCCCTGTTTGCGCTTGCTATTCATCGTGGTATGGAAGAGCTCGAAGATCGGGTTCAGGCGATTATTAAAGAGCAGTATACTTCAATCCATCCCGCCGTTGAATGGCGTTTTCGGGATGCCGCGCGCGACTTTATCTACCAGGAGCAAGCTGAAGCCGTTAATGCACAAGCAGATTCAATCGTCTTTAAGGATGTATACCCGCTCTATGGATTGTCCGATATCCGCGGTTCGTCTGAGGTGCGCAACCAATCCATCCAGGCAGACCTTGTCAAGCAGTTGGAACTCGCGCATGCGGTTTTAATCGAAGCGCAAAAATACCGTCCGTTGCATGTCATCGACGAAATGAGTTATCAGCTTGCTGTATATGCCGCCGATATTGAACATGAGCTCCGTTCAGGGGATGAAATAAACATCCTGAGTTTTTTGCGTGATGAAGTGGAAATGCTGTTTGATGAGCTTCAACAGTTTGGCCCTTCGGTGCATGCAGCTATTGCCACTTACCGTGAATCGCTCGATCCAGGCCTGGGTGTGCTTTATGAAAAGCGCAAAGAGTATGAGAAAAGTGTACGCTTGATCAATGATACCATTGGCAAGTACATCGACAAAAAAGAAGTAGATGCACAGAAAATGTATCCTCACTTTTTTGAGATGTACAAAACCGATGGCGTGGATTACAACTTGTATGTGGGTGCCTCCCTCGTACAGAACCGATCTTATGACCCAATTTACCTTCGTAACCTGCGGTTGTGGCAGCTGATGTTGATGTGCGGTGTGCAGTGGGAAATGGATAACCTCATTCCAACGCTTAAAGTGCCGCTGCATGTGGCGCATCTTATCCTGGTGCAAGACATGCCTTTGTCGATTCGGTTCAGGGTAGATGAGAAGAAGTTTGATGTGGATGGTGCGTACAATATTCGGTACGAGATTGTCAAAAAACGAATTGACAAAGCCCGGATTGAGGGGACACGGGAGCGCCTGACGCAACCGGGCAAAATTGCTATTGTGTATTCGCAAGATGCCGAAGCGCAGGAATATCGGCGCTATATCAAGTACATGCAGGCTTCCGGGTACTTTACCGACGAACTGGAAGATGTGGCATTGGAGAACTTGCAAGGCGTCCATGGATTGCGTGCGCTGCGCGTAACCATTCGGCAACAGGCAGCTAATACCAAAACGTTTTCTGGTCCTATTTCGGATCTTCATGCATTGCCGGTGGGAGACGGGGCGACTACAGAATCTGTATCAGTGGCAGTAGATTCTCCGGAGTCCTTGCAGTAA
- a CDS encoding PIG-L family deacetylase yields MYHPPKVEARQWKPLLVCFSYTLVMLCLAAPVAAQETERPLRIIAFGAHPDDCEIKASGVARMWASRGHAVKFVSVTNGDIGHFEMAGGELARRRTREVEACAELLGIETEVLDNHDGELMPTLENRKKIARLIREWQADIVLAPRANDYHPDHRYTAILVQDASFMVTVPFFTPDTPRVEKNPVFMYYYDRFKKPYPFEPTIAVGIDEESAPKYECMAELRSQFSEWNAWLDGYDHEVPADEAGRREYIAGRFQARDIFIADTYRDLLKTYYGDERGESFKYAEVFELSEYGSQPSRETLKELFPFFD; encoded by the coding sequence ATGTATCATCCCCCCAAAGTAGAAGCCCGGCAATGGAAGCCCCTGCTGGTCTGTTTTAGTTATACCCTGGTTATGCTTTGTCTAGCTGCTCCTGTTGCAGCCCAGGAAACAGAGCGGCCTCTGCGAATTATCGCGTTCGGTGCCCATCCTGATGATTGTGAAATCAAAGCATCCGGTGTAGCGCGAATGTGGGCGTCTCGAGGACATGCCGTCAAATTTGTTTCAGTTACAAATGGCGATATCGGACACTTTGAGATGGCGGGCGGGGAGCTTGCGCGCCGGCGGACCCGCGAAGTTGAAGCCTGCGCAGAATTGCTGGGCATCGAAACGGAAGTACTCGACAATCACGACGGAGAGCTTATGCCGACGCTGGAGAACAGGAAGAAAATTGCGCGGCTCATCCGCGAATGGCAGGCTGATATTGTACTTGCACCCCGCGCCAATGATTACCATCCGGATCATCGCTATACCGCGATTCTTGTCCAGGATGCTTCGTTTATGGTGACGGTACCGTTTTTTACACCAGATACGCCGCGGGTTGAGAAAAATCCTGTGTTCATGTACTACTACGACAGATTTAAAAAACCGTATCCGTTTGAACCTACCATTGCTGTGGGGATCGACGAGGAATCTGCACCCAAGTACGAATGTATGGCAGAACTGCGCTCGCAATTCAGTGAGTGGAATGCCTGGCTAGACGGGTATGACCACGAGGTGCCAGCAGATGAAGCCGGCCGGCGCGAATACATCGCAGGGCGGTTTCAGGCAAGAGATATCTTCATCGCTGACACCTACCGGGACCTTCTGAAAACATACTATGGAGACGAACGTGGCGAATCCTTCAAATATGCTGAAGTTTTTGAGCTCTCCGAATATGGCAGCCAGCCTTCAAGAGAAACGCTGAAAGAGCTTTTTCCGTTTTTCGATTGA